One window of Botrimarina mediterranea genomic DNA carries:
- a CDS encoding tyrosine-type recombinase/integrase translates to MTKKRAGRKGGKSSRGFYFRSGRGWYALRDGKSYPLLDADGVHHKDPKLPERVARESHARWLTEQTQADQQRLRDEKRRYEGVTLLAVCQAYLAHAKATGAAKTHHDRADTLFDFCFGLPPEFRPKDGVKPVKPTANQRKAMAASRIHDGYGRMLVTDLLPLHIDQWLNAHPSWGGGRRSRIQAVKRALNYAKDAGLVAANPIVGYSTPRAVGRVTDLSPEQEAALLKHANRPLALAIQVCIRTGARPGCEFAALTRKHVRIAGDRMEWTFSKDESKTKKLRVLRIRDPEMIQVVEQQMAAHPKGPLFRNTTGKPWTRQSLSGGFRTLKRRLEKQGVEFDRDACMYSCRHTFAKRTLQGYWTGRMVNIETVAGLMGNSPQVCRDHYLQWSEIDNERLWEAC, encoded by the coding sequence ATGACGAAAAAGCGTGCCGGACGCAAGGGTGGAAAGTCGAGCCGCGGCTTCTACTTCCGCTCAGGGCGGGGCTGGTACGCCCTGCGGGACGGCAAGTCCTATCCACTCCTCGACGCCGATGGGGTCCACCACAAGGACCCCAAACTGCCCGAGAGGGTCGCGCGAGAAAGCCACGCCCGTTGGCTGACCGAGCAGACACAGGCCGACCAGCAGCGGCTCCGCGACGAGAAGCGTCGCTATGAAGGCGTCACACTCCTCGCCGTGTGCCAAGCCTACCTGGCCCACGCTAAGGCGACCGGCGCCGCCAAGACGCACCACGACCGGGCCGACACGCTGTTTGACTTCTGCTTCGGCTTGCCGCCCGAGTTCCGCCCCAAAGACGGCGTCAAACCGGTCAAGCCGACCGCCAACCAGAGGAAAGCGATGGCGGCCAGCCGCATCCACGATGGCTACGGCCGGATGCTCGTCACCGACCTGCTCCCGCTGCATATCGACCAATGGCTCAACGCCCACCCGAGCTGGGGTGGGGGACGGCGGTCTCGGATCCAAGCGGTCAAACGGGCCCTCAACTACGCCAAGGATGCCGGTCTCGTAGCCGCCAACCCCATCGTTGGCTACAGCACGCCGCGGGCCGTCGGGCGGGTCACCGACCTCAGCCCCGAGCAAGAAGCAGCCCTGCTCAAGCACGCCAACCGGCCGCTCGCCCTCGCCATCCAGGTCTGTATCCGCACCGGGGCTCGTCCCGGCTGCGAGTTCGCAGCGCTCACCAGGAAGCACGTCCGCATCGCCGGGGACCGGATGGAGTGGACCTTTTCGAAGGACGAGTCGAAGACCAAGAAGCTGCGGGTTCTGAGAATCCGCGATCCCGAGATGATTCAGGTCGTCGAGCAGCAGATGGCGGCCCATCCGAAAGGACCGCTGTTTCGCAACACTACCGGCAAGCCTTGGACGCGGCAGAGCCTGTCGGGCGGGTTCCGCACGCTCAAACGCCGTCTTGAGAAGCAAGGGGTCGAGTTCGATCGGGACGCCTGCATGTACTCGTGCCGGCACACGTTCGCGAAAAGAACGCTCCAGGGCTACTGGACCGGTAGGATGGTCAACATCGAAACGGTTGCCGGGCTGATGGGAAACTCGCCGCAGGTCTGCCGCGACCACTACTTGCAGTGGAGTGAGATCGACAACGAGCGGCTCTGGGAGGCTTGCTAG
- the mobF gene encoding MobF family relaxase translates to MLSISKIGGGDATAYYANLNEHEGIVGSYYDEEGKRQGVWFGTGAAELGLGGAVDGETFKSLLEGKSPDGRTVLVQQRNGEQLKRRAGFDLTFSVPKSFSVLYSQVSDERRAELDHIAERALYRTLDLVQAECGRTRRGKNGVIAQDAKLIGAMFKHDTARGIPGELPDCNVHYHCVLANLVVREDGTHGALDARTLFERRKKIALGAMFRAELTALLRSDLGIETHRPRKPGRDEKVSWFEVTGVPETLMTAMSKRRAAIERWLNEHGLSGAKASERANLGTRAKKSTFPWKTLSDAWLRLGREFGWSRSEADELIGTPFDVGGTTKTTGQLAKQSLAMLMSSRARFTRNELMERAAIEAQTTGLGIDDVLVAVDQTLASTKEVVRLQDKEGQPTFTTREMLRLEKGALARATSLSKKSNHAVELGDVARVILRYETIRIDQAEAVRAICVGGDCVSVTGVAGSGKTFVLGVAREVLEGGGFELIGTALAADAAKELEKGSGIQSTHLHKLLYDLNEKNRELSASTVVVLDEAGMVGTRQMADLLERIHQAGAKVVMVGDPLQIQPVDSGAPFRKVSEEIGTAELVEIIRQREGYARQVVRDLRAGRAQEALAELAKRGQVTIAEESELARDQLVKDWEDIVFKKKVPASDIAVLCGMNEDVRDLNRRLQAVMRERGELGDYRLELDGLEFCLGDRVAITRNDRMLGVRNGERGEVVGVRGKTLWVKFEKSGFEIEIDTDDFAHVTLDYAKSIHRSQGETVEHTLFLAGDVMTDLHTSYVAGSRARDKTFIYSHVSAVESVEGLAAMMSQSRQNEMATEYELGRV, encoded by the coding sequence ATGCTTTCGATAAGTAAGATTGGAGGCGGTGACGCCACGGCCTACTACGCCAACTTGAACGAGCACGAGGGCATTGTTGGTAGCTACTACGACGAAGAGGGGAAGCGCCAAGGCGTCTGGTTTGGAACTGGGGCGGCAGAACTAGGGCTCGGTGGTGCTGTGGACGGAGAGACCTTCAAGAGCCTTCTGGAAGGGAAGTCACCGGACGGCAGGACGGTTCTGGTGCAGCAGCGAAATGGAGAGCAGCTAAAGCGTCGAGCCGGATTTGATCTGACGTTTTCGGTCCCCAAGAGCTTCTCCGTTCTCTACTCGCAAGTTTCCGATGAACGTCGTGCCGAACTCGACCACATCGCCGAACGGGCTCTCTACCGAACACTCGACTTGGTCCAAGCCGAATGCGGCAGAACCCGCCGCGGCAAGAATGGCGTCATCGCCCAAGATGCGAAACTTATCGGGGCTATGTTCAAGCATGATACGGCTCGCGGTATCCCTGGCGAACTGCCTGACTGCAACGTTCACTACCACTGCGTGCTCGCAAACTTAGTCGTTAGAGAAGACGGAACGCACGGAGCGCTCGACGCACGAACGCTCTTTGAGCGGAGGAAGAAGATAGCTCTTGGCGCGATGTTTCGAGCGGAACTCACAGCACTTTTAAGGAGCGACCTTGGCATCGAGACGCATCGGCCAAGAAAGCCGGGACGAGACGAGAAGGTCTCGTGGTTTGAGGTCACGGGTGTTCCAGAAACGCTGATGACGGCGATGAGCAAGCGTCGGGCTGCAATCGAGAGGTGGCTCAATGAACACGGTCTCTCTGGAGCTAAGGCAAGCGAGCGGGCAAACCTCGGAACGCGAGCGAAGAAGAGCACCTTCCCGTGGAAGACGCTGAGCGACGCTTGGCTAAGGCTCGGCCGAGAATTCGGCTGGTCTCGGAGCGAGGCCGATGAACTCATCGGGACGCCGTTCGATGTCGGAGGCACGACCAAGACGACCGGGCAGTTAGCCAAGCAATCGCTTGCCATGCTGATGAGTAGCCGAGCACGTTTTACGCGGAACGAGCTGATGGAGCGAGCTGCGATTGAGGCACAGACAACAGGGCTTGGAATCGACGATGTGCTAGTAGCCGTTGACCAAACGCTTGCCAGCACCAAGGAAGTGGTGAGGCTGCAGGACAAGGAGGGCCAACCGACCTTTACGACAAGAGAGATGCTGCGGTTAGAGAAAGGGGCTCTGGCTCGTGCAACGAGTCTCAGCAAGAAGAGTAATCACGCAGTAGAGCTTGGTGATGTTGCGAGAGTCATCCTTCGCTACGAGACCATCCGGATAGACCAGGCGGAAGCCGTAAGGGCCATCTGCGTCGGTGGTGACTGCGTCTCCGTCACCGGTGTTGCCGGGAGTGGTAAGACCTTCGTGCTAGGTGTCGCCCGCGAAGTGCTCGAAGGCGGAGGCTTCGAACTCATAGGTACGGCCCTCGCAGCAGACGCTGCCAAAGAGCTTGAGAAGGGATCCGGAATTCAGTCAACGCACCTGCACAAACTGCTCTACGACCTGAACGAAAAGAACCGAGAGCTGTCCGCGAGCACGGTCGTCGTTCTCGACGAAGCGGGTATGGTTGGCACCAGGCAGATGGCAGACCTTTTGGAACGCATCCATCAAGCCGGAGCCAAGGTTGTGATGGTGGGAGACCCCTTGCAGATCCAGCCTGTCGACTCGGGAGCCCCGTTTAGAAAGGTAAGTGAAGAGATAGGAACAGCTGAGCTTGTTGAGATTATCAGGCAGCGAGAAGGGTACGCGAGGCAAGTCGTAAGAGACCTTCGTGCGGGTAGAGCACAGGAGGCGTTGGCAGAGCTTGCTAAGCGTGGCCAGGTCACCATTGCAGAAGAGTCGGAGCTTGCACGAGACCAACTCGTCAAAGACTGGGAAGACATTGTGTTCAAGAAGAAGGTGCCAGCTAGCGATATTGCCGTTCTTTGCGGCATGAACGAGGACGTGCGAGACCTTAACCGAAGACTTCAAGCGGTGATGAGAGAACGAGGGGAGCTTGGAGATTACCGGCTTGAGCTTGACGGCTTGGAGTTCTGTCTCGGTGACCGAGTTGCGATTACCAGGAACGACCGGATGCTGGGTGTGCGTAATGGAGAGCGTGGTGAAGTCGTCGGAGTAAGGGGTAAGACGCTTTGGGTCAAGTTTGAGAAGTCGGGGTTTGAGATCGAGATCGACACCGACGATTTCGCACACGTTACGCTCGACTACGCCAAGAGCATCCATCGCAGCCAAGGAGAAACGGTCGAGCACACGCTCTTTCTTGCGGGCGATGTGATGACCGACCTACATACGAGTTACGTGGCAGGAAGCCGAGCACGAGACAAGACCTTTATCTACTCACACGTGTCGGCCGTGGAATCGGTTGAAGGGCTTGCTGCGATGATGAGCCAGTCACGGCAAAACGAGATGGCAACAGAGTACGAATTAGGGAGGGTGTGA
- a CDS encoding PDZ domain-containing protein, which translates to MKSLLAVAAVAFLPAVASAQQAAPAPQYGVPINSVEARDAALARLKRGEVYESQRWRASFHLDEALLLPQFQGLAFAGARIVKIDEDSPLDRLGLKVGDVVTRLDGTKIDTGRWPNQEGCYWMLPQFERHYGLTTVRFIRAGTTQVVDQTVDLGDRCKPQRFPQMPGNVILP; encoded by the coding sequence ATGAAGTCGTTGCTAGCGGTTGCCGCTGTTGCCTTCCTCCCCGCGGTCGCGTCCGCCCAACAAGCGGCGCCCGCTCCGCAGTACGGTGTGCCGATTAACTCGGTCGAGGCCCGTGACGCGGCGCTCGCGCGGCTGAAGCGCGGGGAGGTCTACGAGTCGCAGCGCTGGCGGGCGAGCTTCCATCTCGACGAGGCCCTGCTCTTGCCCCAATTTCAGGGGCTCGCTTTCGCCGGTGCGCGGATCGTAAAGATCGACGAGGACTCACCACTTGATCGCCTCGGCCTCAAGGTGGGCGATGTCGTCACCCGTCTCGATGGCACCAAGATCGACACGGGACGTTGGCCCAACCAAGAGGGTTGCTACTGGATGCTGCCGCAGTTCGAGCGGCACTACGGGCTCACCACCGTCCGTTTCATCCGCGCGGGAACCACCCAGGTCGTGGACCAAACGGTCGATCTCGGCGACCGCTGCAAGCCACAGCGTTTCCCCCAGATGCCAGGGAACGTGATCCTGCCGTAA
- a CDS encoding Lnb N-terminal periplasmic domain-containing protein — protein sequence MPPLPFDRRWLATLAVAAALSGAATLVGCRTIEDRAAPSNHRNWAPDMAVLPTAKVSGDRLLVKNVRYCKHLGPGEYVVDHEDRSYDLRRVRGVDFVNMPFGPVPALAHTMVSFEFAPTPPRKDPEYLSVSVEVRKEVGEEKFNPALGLAQQYEIMYVVADERDLLYRQAVVNDGPVYLYRTTASPEASRELLVDMLQRATDLAENPEFYHLLTNNCTTNIFDHVNAIRPNRLMFDAGVLLPGLSGEKAYKEGLLVTSGSSFEELQAKSLINTRARMAANDPTADFSQAIRR from the coding sequence ATGCCCCCCCTCCCTTTCGATCGCCGCTGGCTAGCGACGCTTGCGGTCGCCGCTGCGCTGAGCGGCGCAGCGACTTTGGTGGGGTGTCGGACGATCGAGGACCGGGCGGCGCCGTCGAACCACCGGAATTGGGCGCCCGATATGGCGGTGCTGCCCACGGCAAAGGTGAGCGGCGACCGGCTGCTGGTGAAGAACGTCCGCTACTGCAAGCACCTCGGGCCCGGCGAGTACGTCGTCGATCACGAGGACCGCAGCTACGACCTGCGACGGGTCCGCGGCGTGGACTTCGTCAATATGCCATTCGGCCCCGTGCCGGCGCTGGCGCACACGATGGTGAGCTTCGAGTTCGCGCCGACGCCGCCGCGGAAGGACCCCGAGTACCTGTCGGTGAGCGTCGAGGTCCGCAAGGAGGTCGGCGAGGAGAAGTTCAACCCGGCGCTCGGTCTCGCGCAGCAGTACGAGATCATGTACGTCGTCGCCGACGAGCGCGACCTGCTCTACCGCCAAGCGGTGGTGAACGACGGGCCGGTTTACCTCTACCGCACGACCGCCTCGCCCGAGGCGTCGCGCGAGCTGCTCGTTGATATGCTCCAACGCGCCACCGACCTCGCCGAGAACCCCGAGTTCTACCACCTGCTCACCAACAACTGCACGACAAACATCTTCGATCACGTCAACGCGATCCGCCCCAACCGGCTGATGTTCGACGCCGGCGTGCTGCTGCCGGGGCTGTCGGGCGAGAAGGCGTACAAAGAGGGCCTGCTGGTCACCAGCGGCTCGTCGTTCGAAGAGTTGCAGGCCAAATCCCTGATCAACACCCGCGCGCGGATGGCGGCGAACGACCCCACGGCCGATTTCAGCCAGGCGATTAGGCGTTAA
- the ssb gene encoding single-stranded DNA-binding protein: MPAYNKVTLVGNLTRDIELRYTPNGKAVTEVGVAINERVKTGDTYKEQTVFVDVTFWGRTAEVAAQYLKKGDATMIEGRLAFEQWQKDGQKRSKVSVTCEKLVLLGAKAPANADAEHELAGAGGDSGF, translated from the coding sequence ATGCCCGCTTACAACAAAGTGACGCTCGTTGGCAACTTGACTCGCGACATCGAACTCCGCTACACGCCAAACGGCAAGGCGGTGACCGAAGTCGGAGTGGCGATCAACGAGCGGGTGAAGACCGGCGACACCTACAAAGAACAGACTGTCTTTGTCGATGTCACCTTCTGGGGTCGTACGGCCGAGGTCGCCGCCCAGTACTTGAAGAAGGGAGATGCGACCATGATCGAAGGCCGCCTGGCGTTCGAGCAATGGCAGAAGGACGGTCAGAAGCGAAGCAAGGTGTCGGTTACGTGCGAGAAGCTCGTGCTGCTCGGCGCCAAGGCCCCCGCGAACGCCGACGCCGAGCACGAGTTGGCGGGTGCTGGAGGCGACTCAGGCTTCTAA
- a CDS encoding tetratricopeptide repeat protein translates to MDRNPQLRTEDAAARAQRLHSRGRHRSAIAVLTVALCRDGDAAGLWRLRGAVHHAMQQWKTALADVEHAQLLAPLGVESQLVLADGYAFTGKPELAVVAYEHLLTRGDHPPETYAAIYRGLVHCQRRDLAIECCRAAVRANPDDHAAYFAMAHCMAALRYSATYIAAVLEKAVEAAPDRDVYCVSLALQLTRCQRLEEAYAHLCEASINAIESMACACSVKLLVQLCEWAKDAERGGILSEQLERLMQRRSATE, encoded by the coding sequence ATGGACCGAAATCCCCAACTCCGCACGGAAGACGCCGCCGCCCGCGCTCAGAGGCTCCACAGCCGCGGCAGGCATCGATCAGCGATTGCCGTCCTGACGGTCGCCCTCTGCCGCGACGGCGACGCAGCGGGCCTCTGGCGGCTCCGGGGGGCCGTTCACCACGCCATGCAGCAGTGGAAGACCGCCCTGGCGGACGTGGAGCACGCCCAGCTCCTGGCGCCCCTCGGCGTCGAGTCGCAGCTGGTGCTCGCCGACGGCTACGCCTTCACCGGCAAGCCCGAACTGGCGGTCGTCGCGTACGAGCACCTGCTGACCCGCGGCGACCATCCGCCCGAGACCTACGCCGCCATCTACCGAGGTCTCGTCCACTGCCAACGCCGTGACCTGGCGATCGAGTGCTGCCGCGCGGCCGTGCGGGCCAACCCTGACGACCACGCCGCCTACTTCGCGATGGCCCACTGCATGGCTGCGCTGCGTTACTCGGCGACGTACATCGCCGCGGTGCTTGAGAAAGCGGTCGAAGCGGCGCCCGACCGCGACGTCTATTGCGTCTCCCTCGCCCTACAACTAACGCGGTGCCAACGGCTCGAAGAAGCGTACGCTCACTTGTGTGAGGCGTCGATCAACGCGATCGAATCGATGGCGTGTGCGTGCTCGGTGAAGCTGCTCGTGCAGCTTTGCGAATGGGCGAAAGACGCCGAACGGGGGGGGATTCTGAGCGAACAGCTCGAGCGCTTGATGCAACGCAGGTCCGCGACAGAGTAG
- a CDS encoding mechanosensitive ion channel family protein: MAPALETVAAAPPLPTTGERFNALLDQLMAGQWGGITPADWQLVAVQGGMRVALVLVILFVALTLAGWASAAVRTSLTRMKFDPTLSKFLAKMARWSVLLLAGLNCLGYFGVEMTTFAAVLGATGFAIGLALQGTLSNFAAGAMLLLFRPFKVGDVVNIGGQLGKVDEIELFTTSIDTFDNRRIILPNGSVFGATIENVTYHPYRRIDVLVGADYAADIDQTRMALEQALVTTPGVLANPEPGVVLLGLGASSVDWRVQGWAVSKDFGDVKQALIRSVKMQLDAAGVGIPFPQMQIHVSEPPQQTARRAA; encoded by the coding sequence ATGGCGCCCGCCCTTGAAACTGTCGCCGCCGCTCCGCCTCTTCCAACAACGGGAGAGCGATTCAACGCCTTGCTCGACCAACTGATGGCCGGGCAGTGGGGGGGCATTACGCCCGCCGACTGGCAACTTGTTGCGGTCCAAGGCGGCATGCGCGTCGCGTTGGTGCTCGTGATTCTGTTCGTCGCTTTGACCCTCGCCGGCTGGGCCTCCGCCGCGGTGCGGACGAGCCTGACGCGGATGAAGTTCGACCCGACGCTCTCAAAGTTCCTGGCGAAGATGGCCCGCTGGAGCGTGCTGCTGCTCGCCGGGCTCAACTGCCTGGGCTATTTCGGCGTCGAAATGACCACGTTCGCCGCGGTGCTCGGCGCTACGGGCTTTGCGATCGGCCTGGCGTTGCAAGGGACACTCTCCAACTTCGCCGCCGGCGCCATGCTGCTGCTCTTCCGACCCTTCAAGGTGGGCGACGTCGTCAACATCGGCGGGCAACTCGGAAAGGTCGATGAGATCGAGCTTTTCACCACGTCGATCGACACGTTCGACAACCGCCGCATCATCCTGCCGAACGGCTCGGTGTTCGGCGCGACGATCGAGAACGTCACCTACCACCCGTATCGGCGCATCGACGTGCTGGTCGGCGCCGACTACGCCGCCGACATCGATCAGACCCGGATGGCCCTCGAGCAGGCGCTGGTGACGACGCCGGGCGTTCTCGCCAATCCCGAGCCTGGCGTCGTGCTGCTGGGCCTCGGCGCTTCAAGCGTTGATTGGCGGGTGCAGGGCTGGGCCGTCTCCAAGGACTTCGGCGACGTGAAGCAGGCGCTGATCCGCTCGGTCAAGATGCAGCTCGACGCCGCCGGCGTGGGCATCCCGTTCCCGCAGATGCAGATCCACGTCAGCGAACCACCCCAACAAACCGCCCGCCGCGCCGCATGA
- the rpsD gene encoding 30S ribosomal protein S4, whose translation MSRYTGPKARINRRLGLAVFESAGAMKAMDRKPNPPGMQPPPRKLTEYALAMREKQKIKFYYGLHERQLRKLYDLASRGKGDTGRSLLVLCERRLDNVIRLAGLAKTRPQARQGVAHGHFLLNGRAHDIPSATVSAGDVIDVRRKAHLTDLYAAIRSEAEGTTADWLAFDPETLRVIVHRLPTPDDVTLPVDVQLVVELMSR comes from the coding sequence ATGTCGCGTTACACAGGGCCCAAGGCCCGCATCAACCGCCGCCTCGGGCTGGCGGTCTTCGAGAGTGCAGGGGCCATGAAGGCCATGGACCGCAAGCCGAATCCGCCCGGCATGCAGCCGCCGCCGCGCAAGCTCACCGAGTACGCGCTGGCGATGCGCGAAAAGCAGAAGATCAAGTTCTACTACGGCCTGCACGAGCGCCAGCTCCGTAAGCTCTACGACCTCGCTTCGCGCGGCAAGGGCGACACGGGACGCAGCCTGCTGGTGCTCTGCGAACGCCGCCTCGACAACGTCATCCGACTCGCCGGCTTGGCGAAGACGCGTCCGCAGGCCCGTCAGGGTGTCGCCCACGGGCACTTCCTGCTCAACGGCCGGGCTCACGACATCCCCTCGGCAACGGTCAGCGCCGGCGACGTGATCGACGTGCGGCGCAAGGCGCACCTGACGGACCTTTACGCCGCGATACGGTCGGAGGCCGAGGGGACCACCGCCGACTGGCTGGCGTTCGATCCGGAGACCCTGCGGGTCATCGTCCACCGCCTCCCGACGCCCGACGACGTGACGCTGCCAGTGGACGTGCAGTTGGTCGTGGAACTGATGTCGCGCTAA
- the mutY gene encoding A/G-specific adenine glycosylase produces the protein MTRRSAPSANEDPLDAEWKRSFRRRLLAWYAKHARDLPWRRSRDPYRVWVSEVMLQQTQVETVRPYFERFMAAFPNVAALAEADEQAVLRLWEGLGYYRRARSLHAAAKQVVADHAGQIPGDVATLLTLAGVGRYTAGAIVSIAYDRPAPILEANTIRLLTRLIAYNGEPTSTAGQKRLWAVAEELLPAKGCSTFNQALMELGALVCTPAAPRCETCPAETLCRARAEGTVERLAPTTKKLKFTDAREAAVVVRKGAMVLLRQCGPDERWAGLWDFPRFAIDAEGPLFAKDELRDKVRGQTGVACDPGALITTIKHGVTRFRITLECYEATYKSGRLNGATKWVRPADLTELPLSATGRKLAKLLQFTTKERRNKG, from the coding sequence GTGACGCGTCGATCGGCGCCATCTGCGAACGAGGACCCACTCGACGCCGAATGGAAGCGATCGTTCCGGCGCCGGCTGCTCGCTTGGTACGCCAAGCACGCCCGCGACCTGCCCTGGCGGCGTTCGCGCGACCCGTATCGCGTCTGGGTCAGCGAGGTGATGCTGCAACAGACGCAGGTCGAGACGGTACGGCCCTACTTCGAGCGATTCATGGCGGCGTTCCCCAACGTCGCAGCGCTCGCCGAGGCCGATGAGCAAGCCGTGCTGCGGCTGTGGGAAGGACTCGGCTACTATCGCCGCGCGCGGTCGCTGCACGCCGCGGCGAAGCAAGTCGTCGCTGACCATGCGGGGCAAATACCCGGCGACGTGGCGACGCTGCTGACGCTGGCGGGCGTCGGACGCTACACGGCTGGCGCGATCGTCTCGATCGCTTACGACAGGCCAGCGCCGATCCTCGAAGCCAACACGATCCGCCTGCTCACACGCTTGATCGCGTACAACGGCGAGCCCACCAGCACGGCCGGTCAGAAGCGATTATGGGCCGTCGCCGAAGAGTTGCTCCCCGCCAAGGGCTGCTCGACGTTCAACCAAGCGCTGATGGAACTCGGCGCGCTCGTCTGCACGCCCGCGGCGCCGCGCTGCGAGACATGCCCCGCAGAGACACTCTGTCGCGCGCGAGCCGAGGGGACTGTCGAGCGGCTGGCGCCAACGACGAAGAAGCTCAAGTTCACCGACGCGCGTGAAGCGGCCGTCGTCGTCCGCAAAGGCGCCATGGTCCTCCTCCGGCAATGCGGGCCGGACGAACGATGGGCCGGCCTGTGGGACTTCCCCCGGTTCGCGATCGACGCCGAAGGCCCGCTCTTCGCGAAAGACGAACTGCGTGACAAAGTGCGCGGCCAAACCGGCGTCGCTTGCGACCCCGGCGCGTTGATTACGACCATCAAGCACGGCGTCACCCGCTTTCGCATCACGCTGGAGTGCTACGAAGCGACCTACAAGAGCGGCCGCCTCAACGGCGCTACGAAGTGGGTCCGGCCCGCCGACCTGACCGAACTGCCGCTGAGCGCGACCGGCCGCAAGCTGGCAAAGCTACTTCAATTCACCACAAAGGAACGAAGGAACAAAGGATAG
- a CDS encoding 3'-5' exonuclease: MEVADKRIVYIDTERAGRSIKSPIIELSAVAVTSGLYRELSRIEMKIEFNVKETNVKFLGLSKFRPSVWEKYAIPEKEAVKKLAHFLRANATDERNSKDGTPYKLATLCGHNVEHDASTLRRWFSEHGEFFPATRSPLDTIQLTRWFFETNPALVPPPDFKLTTLAEYFSLRTTPSHEALSDALCCVELTRLIAQYTRVGIHNAAY, from the coding sequence ATGGAAGTTGCCGACAAACGCATCGTTTATATCGACACCGAACGAGCGGGACGCTCGATTAAGTCCCCAATCATCGAGCTTTCGGCGGTCGCCGTTACCTCGGGCTTGTACCGAGAGCTATCCCGCATCGAGATGAAGATCGAGTTCAACGTCAAAGAGACGAACGTGAAGTTCTTGGGCCTTTCGAAATTTCGGCCAAGCGTTTGGGAGAAGTACGCGATTCCAGAAAAGGAAGCCGTTAAGAAACTCGCACACTTTCTAAGAGCGAACGCCACCGATGAGCGGAACAGTAAAGACGGCACTCCCTACAAGCTTGCTACTCTCTGTGGCCACAACGTCGAGCACGACGCATCGACCCTGAGGCGGTGGTTTTCTGAGCACGGCGAGTTCTTCCCTGCCACCAGGTCACCGCTCGACACCATCCAGCTCACCAGGTGGTTCTTCGAGACCAACCCGGCACTGGTGCCGCCGCCGGATTTTAAGCTTACAACTCTTGCCGAGTACTTCTCGCTTAGGACGACTCCAAGCCACGAAGCCCTGTCAGACGCCTTGTGTTGTGTCGAGTTGACAAGGCTGATTGCTCAATACACCCGTGTTGGAATCCACAACGCAGCTTATTAA